A genomic region of Raphanus sativus cultivar WK10039 chromosome 6, ASM80110v3, whole genome shotgun sequence contains the following coding sequences:
- the LOC108813714 gene encoding protein FIZZY-RELATED 3-like isoform X2 produces MESSSLALLCSVSLYESSSSIRISYPTRMNQTSLRLELVPRDLDSPLTPADLPRGSTLSICRTRIRRRRRRSRREGTKPFPGLLKSELFGSDFVSSPMSPCTPNILRFKTMVSLVTPLLLSLLARSWMHLLCKMTST; encoded by the exons ATGGAATCATCTTCTCTAGCTTTACTATGTTCTGTTTCTCTATACG AGTCGTCTTCTTCAATCCGCATATCCTATCCGACGAGGATGAACCAGACCTCATTGCGTCTCGAGCTCGTTCCGCGGGATCTCGACTCTCCCCTCACCCCTGCAGATCTTCCTCGAGGCTCCACGCTTTCGATCTGCAGGACAAGGATCCGACGGCGACGGCGGCGATCAAGGAGGGAGGGAACGAAGCCTTTTCCAGGGCTTTTGAAATCTGAGCTTTTCGGATCTGATTTCGTTTCTTCTCCGATGAGTCCGTGTACTCCTAACATTCTAAGATTCAAGACAATGGTCTCTCTAGTGACTCCTCTCCTCCTAAGCCTCCTCGCAAG GTCTTGGATGCACCTTCTTTGCAAGATGACTTCTACTTGA
- the LOC108813714 gene encoding protein FIZZY-RELATED 3-like isoform X1, protein MFCFSIRAFESACIAILNLNFPMDIRQSHNLESSSSIRISYPTRMNQTSLRLELVPRDLDSPLTPADLPRGSTLSICRTRIRRRRRRSRREGTKPFPGLLKSELFGSDFVSSPMSPCTPNILRFKTMVSLVTPLLLSLLARSWMHLLCKMTST, encoded by the exons ATGTTCTGTTTCTCTATACG GGCTTTTGAATCCGCATGTATTGCAATCCTTAATTTGAATTTTCCGATGGATATTCGTCAAAGTCACAATCTTG AGTCGTCTTCTTCAATCCGCATATCCTATCCGACGAGGATGAACCAGACCTCATTGCGTCTCGAGCTCGTTCCGCGGGATCTCGACTCTCCCCTCACCCCTGCAGATCTTCCTCGAGGCTCCACGCTTTCGATCTGCAGGACAAGGATCCGACGGCGACGGCGGCGATCAAGGAGGGAGGGAACGAAGCCTTTTCCAGGGCTTTTGAAATCTGAGCTTTTCGGATCTGATTTCGTTTCTTCTCCGATGAGTCCGTGTACTCCTAACATTCTAAGATTCAAGACAATGGTCTCTCTAGTGACTCCTCTCCTCCTAAGCCTCCTCGCAAG GTCTTGGATGCACCTTCTTTGCAAGATGACTTCTACTTGA
- the LOC108808232 gene encoding mechanosensitive ion channel protein 8-like, producing the protein MDFRNSFKSHSSYKQIRSPGDQSDTSTPEHRPILQDPDMDHHKTESSSSIHEDCRGAPVESDPSYNFWQGNKASEHAAVAAAAGTSGREPTATTRKSGRLSRSFNFGSGKPPPLEESPTKMAGGEQRQWGGGGGGEITLDVDQNNEEDVSRHTLPTPASTARTSFDVSRELRVSFNVRGAGSTNFTGSVASSSSTTPSSSSSATLRTNQDTQQQEDEVVRCTSNTSFQRKSELISRVKTRSRLQDPPREEDTPYSGWRSGQLRSGLLGDIDEEDDPLADEDVPDEYKRGKLDAVTLLEWLSLVAIIAALACSLSIPSWKKIRLWNLHLWKWEVFLLVLICGRLVSGWGIKIIVFFIERNFLLRKRVLYFVYGVRRAVQNCLWLGLVLLAWHFLFDKKVQRETKSKFLPYVTKILVCFLLSTILWLIKTLVVKVMASSFHVSTYFDRIQEAMFNQYVIETLSGPPMIEMSRIEEEEEKAQEEIFKMQDAGANLPPDLCAAALAPGKSGRGMNPKLSPIIPKTTADSGISMEHLHRMNHKNISAWNMKRLMKIVRHVSLTTLDEQMLESTYEDESTRQIRSEKEAKSAARKIFKNVAQRGAKHIYVDDLIRFLREDEAMKTMGLFEGAPETRRISKSALKNWLVNAFRERRALALTLNDTKTAVNKLHHMINIVTAIVIVVIWLVLLEIASSKVLLFVSSQVVLLAFIFGNTVKTVFESIIFLFIVHPYDVGDRCEIDDVQLVVEEMNILTTVFLRYDNLKIMYPNSLLWQKSISNYYRSPDMGDAIEFCVHITTPVEKIATIRQRISNYIDSKPEYWHPSAKIIVKNVEALNMIRLVIWPDHRFNHQDMLERWSRRSVLVEEVIKILLELDIQHRFYPHDINVKTMPTVVSSRVPQGWSENPA; encoded by the exons ATGGATTTCAGAAACTCTTTCAAATCTCACAGCTCATACAAACAGATTCGTAGCCCAGGAGATCAAAGTGATACAAGCACTCCTGAGCACCGTCCGATTCTCCAAGATCCCGATATGGACCACCACAAAACAGAGAGCTCTAGTTCTATCCATGAAGACTGTCGGGGCGCACCCGTAGAAAGTGATCCTAGCTACAACTTTTGGCAAGGCAACAAAGCTTCTGAACACGCCGCCGTGGCGGCTGCTGCAGGAACCAGTGGTAGAGAACCAACCGCTACGACTCGAAAGAGCGGTAGATTAAGCAGAAGTTTCAACTTCGGATCAGGAAAGCCGCCACCTTTGGAAGAATCGCCCACGAAAATGGCCGGAGGAGAACAAAGACAATggggaggaggtggaggaggagagaTCACACTCGATGTGGATCAAAATAACGAGGAGGACGTGAGTCGCCATACGTTACCAACGCCAGCATCAACAGCTCGGACATCATTCGACGTATCTAGGGAACTGCGAGTCTCTTTTAACGTCCGTGGAGCTGGGAGTACAAACTTCACCGGTTCGGTTGCTTCTTCGTCTTCTACtactccatcatcttcttcgtccGCGACACTGCGGACGAATCAAGACACACAACAGCAGGAAGACGAGGTCGTGAGATGCACTTCAAACACGTCGTTTCAGAGGAAGTCAGAGCTTATCTCGAGGGTTAAGACAAGATCTAGGCTTCAAGATCCGCCACGAGAAGAAGACACGCCTTACTCTGGTTGGAGATCTGGTCAGTTGAGATCCGGGTTACTTGGTGATATCGATGAAGAGGATGATCCATTAGCGGATGAAGATGTACCTGATGAGTATAAAAGAGGGAAGCTCGACGCGGTAACATTGCTAGAGTGGCTTAGCTTAGTGGCTATAATAGCTGCATTGGCGTGCAGTTTATCGATTCCTTCTTGGAAGAAAATCAGACTTTGGAACTTACATTTATGGAAATGGGAAGTGTTTTTGCTTGTTCTTATATGTGGGAGGTTAGTTTCAGGATGGGGGATCAaaatcatcgtcttcttcatcgAAAGAAACTTCCTCCTGAGAAAGAGGGTTCTTTACTTTGTTTACGGTGTAAGAAGAGCTGTTCAAAACTGTCTCTGGCTAGGTCTAGTTCTTCTCGCTTGGCATTTCTTGTTTGACAAGAAAGTACAAAGAGAGACCAAGAGCAAGTTTCTTCCTTACGTAACCAAGATCTTGGTGTGTTTCTTGTTAAGCACCATCTTGTGGTTGATCAAGACGCTAGTGGTGAAAGTCATGGCTTCTTCTTTCCACGTTAGTACTTACTTTGACCGGATTCAAGAAGCTATGTTTAACCAGTACGTGATCGAGACGCTATCTGGTCCTCCCATGATCGAGATGAGCAGGattgaggaagaggaagagaaggctCAAGAAGAGATTTTCAAGATGCAGGACGCAGGTGCTAATTTACCACCAGATCTTTGCGCGGCTGCATTAGCACCAGGAAAGAGCGGAAGAGGGATGAATCCCAAACTCTCACCGATCATTCCGAAAACAACAGCTGATAGTGGGATCAGCATGGAGCACCTTCACAGGATGAATCACAAGAACATCTCAGCTTGGAACATGAAGAGGCTGATGAAGATTGTGAGGCATGTTTCTCTTACCACGTTAGACGAGCAGATGCTTGAATCCACATACGAAGATGAATCCACCAGACAGATACGAAGTGAAAAAGAAGCTAAGTCAGCTGCAAGAAAGATTTTCAAGAACGTGGCTCAACGTGGTGCAAA GCACATTTACGTGGATGACTTGATAAGATTTTTGCGAGAAGACGAGGCAATGAAGACAATGGGCCTATTCGAAGGTGCACCAGAGACAAGAAGGATTAGCAAATCAGCTTTGAAGAACTGGCTG GTCAATGCTTTCAGAGAGCGAAGAGCTCTTGCCCTGACTCTCAACGACACCAAGACAGCTGTGAACAAGCTCCATCACATGATCAATATTGTCACTGCCATTGTCATAGTTGTTATTTGGCTTGTCCTTCTCGAAATTGCATCCTCCAAGGTACTTCTCTTTGTAAGTTCACAAGTTGTACTCTTGGCCTTCATCTTTGGGAACACTGTCAAGACCGTCTTCGAGTCAATCATCTTCTTGTTCATCGTCCATCCTTACGATGTTGGTGATCGCTGTGAGATTGACGATGTACAG ttggtggtggaggagatgaACATACTTACTACAGTGTTCTTGAGATATGACAATCTGAAGATTATGTACCCGAATAGTCTTCTATGGCAGAAATCTATCAGCAATTACTACCGAAGTCCAGACATGGGAGACGCAATCGAGTTCTGTGTCCACATTACTACTCCTGTTGAAAAGATTGCAACGATCAGGCAAAGAATATCAAA CTACATTGACAGCAAACCGGAGTATTGGCACCCATCAGCCAAGATCATCGTAAAGAACGTTGAAGCTTTGAACATGATAAGGTTAGTAATTTGGCCAGATCACAGATTTAATCACCAAGACATGCTTGAAAGATGGTCAAGAAGATCCGTGTTGGTCGAAGAAGTGATTAAGATCCTCCTCGAACTCGACATTCAGCACCGGTTTTATCCACACGATATCAATGTCAAAACAATGCCTACCGTTGTCTCCAGCAGAGTTCCACAAGGCTGGTCAGAAAACCCTGCTTGA